Proteins from one Juglans microcarpa x Juglans regia isolate MS1-56 chromosome 6S, Jm3101_v1.0, whole genome shotgun sequence genomic window:
- the LOC121236447 gene encoding floricaula/leafy homolog has product MDPDPFTASLFKWDPRGVVSPPNRLLEAVAAPAAAATAAYSLRPRELGGLEDLFQAYGIRYYTAARIAELGFTVSTLLDMKDEELDDMMNSLSQIFRCDLLVGERYGIKAAVRAERRRLDEEESRRRHLSADTTTNALDALSQEGLSEEPVQQEKEVVGSGGGGTWEVVGERRKQRRRKSLRKVVDVDYDDNEGAEDDDNGNGNGNGGGSERQREHPFIVTEPGEVARGKKNGLDYLFHLYEQCRDFLIQVQNIAKERGEKCPTKVTNQVFRYAKKAGASYINKPKMRHYVHCYALHCIDEGVSNTLRRAFKERGENVGAWRQACYKPLVAIAARQGWDIDAIFNAHPRLSIWYVPTKLRQLCHAERNNATASSSVSGGGDHMPF; this is encoded by the exons ATGGATCCCGACCCCTTTACTGCGAGTTTGTTCAAGTGGGACCCGCGTGGGGTAGTCTCGCCTCCGAACCGGCTGCTGGAAGCCGTGGCGGCACCAGCCGCAGCTGCGACGGCAGCATACTCATTACGGCCGAGAGAGCTTGGAGGGCTGGAGGACTTGTTCCAAGCTTACGGGATTAGATACTATACGGCGGCAAGGATTGCAGAGCTTGGGTTTACAGTGAGTACGCTGTTAGACATGAAGGACGAGGAGCTGGATGACATGATGAACAGCCTCTCTCAAATATTCAGGTGTGATCTTCTCGTGGGGGAGAGGTACGGTATTAAAGCTGCAGTTAGAGCCGAGCGCAGACGCCTCGACGAGGAGGAGTCTCGCCGGCGCCACCTCTCCGCCGACACCACCACCAATGCTCTTGATGCGCTCTCCCAAGAAG GGTTGTCCGAAGAGCCGGTGCAGCAGGAAAAGGAGGTGGTGGGAAGCGGCGGAGGTGGCACGTGGGAGGTGGTGGGCGAGAGAAGGAAACAGAGGCGGAGGAAGAGCCTGAGGAAAGTGGTGGACGTTGATTATGATGATAACGAGGGTGCGGAGGACGATGACAATGGTAATGGTAATGGCAATGGCGGTGGAAGTGAGAGACAGCGGGAGCACCCTTTCATTGTGACGGAGCCCGGTGAGGTTGCACGTGGAAAGAAGAACGGTCTCGATTACCTCTTCCATCTCTACGAGCAGTGCCGTGATTTCTTGATCCAGGTCCAGAACATAGCGAAGGAGCGCGGTGAAAAATGCCCCACCAAG GTGACGAACCAAGTGTTTAGGTATGCGAAGAAGGCTGGAGCTAGCTACATTAACAAGCCCAAAATGCGACACTACGTGCATTGTTATGCGTTGCACTGCATCGACGAGGGAGTCTCCAACACACTGAGAAGAGCATTTAAGGAGAGAGGAGAAAATGTTGGGGCGTGGAGGCAGGCATGCTACAAGCCTTTGGTCGCCATAGCAGCACGCCAAGGATGGGACATTGATGCCATTTTCAACGCACACCCGCGACTATCCATTTGGTATGTACCCACCAAACTTCGTCAACTTTGTCACGCTGAGAGAAACAATGCCACAGCTTCCAGCTCTGTTTCTGGAGGGGGTGATCACATGCCCTtctaa